A DNA window from Drosophila virilis strain 15010-1051.87 chromosome 4, Dvir_AGI_RSII-ME, whole genome shotgun sequence contains the following coding sequences:
- the LOC6633950 gene encoding non-canonical poly(A) RNA polymerase protein Trf4-1 isoform X2: MQATRKFGGCPWQQANYNYGDGIIGLHEEIEHFYRYILPTPTEHAVRIELVKRIESIIHELWPQALVEIFGSFRTGLFLPNSDIDLVVLGDGGCYKRKENTFIDSRPSALSIDDSLQNGNDVARSSFAIVSVRQAFQWAYRVLSQAVNPPGECQLRHTATSSSILGCIIQINDELVDYRAWLHENFDHLVVVEPISSLYGQINGAASYVTLASGAVEQRIYQTQPESVPAAHHLSNASPRQESSSSSTEEPTAAVIVVSSDEMDVCS, translated from the exons ATGCAAGCAACACGCAAATTTGGTGGCTGTCCCTGGCAACAGGCGAACTATAATTACGGCGACGGCATTATCGGACTACACGAGGAGATCGAACATTTCTATAGATATATACTGCCGACACCCACTGAGCATGCCGTGCGCATCGAGTTGGTGAAACGAATTGAGAGCATCATACACGAGCTCTGGCCGCAAGCGCTGGTGGAGATCTTTGGCTCCTTTCGCACTGGCCTCTTTCTGCCCAACTCGGACATTGATCTCGTCGTGCTGG GAGATGGCGGCTGCTATAAGCGAAAGGAAAACACGTTCATCGACTCCAGGCCATCGGCCTTGTCCATCGATGATTCGCTGCAGAATGGCAACGATGTGGCCCGCTCCAGCTTTGCCATTGTTAGCGTCAGGCAGGCCTTCCAATGGGCCTATCGTGTCCTCAGTCAGGCAGTCAATCCGCCAGGCGAGTGCCAACTGCGTCACACGGCCACCTCCTCTTCCATTTTGG GTTGCATTATTCAGATAAACGATGAACTCGTCGACTATCGTGCCTGGTTGCACGAGAACTTTGACCATTTGGTTGTCGTGGAGCCCATCTCATCCTTGTACGGCCAGATCAATGGAGCCGCGTCATATGTAACCTTGGCATCTGGTGCAGTGGAGCAACGGATTTATCAAACACAACCAGAATCAGTTCCGGCTGCTCATCATCTTAGCAACGCCTCTCCTAGGCAGGAGTCGAGCTCCTCCAGCACTGAGGAGCCTACAGCAGCTGTTATCGTAGTCTCCTCTGATGAAATGGATGTGTGCTCCTGA
- the LOC6633950 gene encoding non-canonical poly(A) RNA polymerase protein Trf4-1 isoform X1 has product MQATRKFGGCPWQQANYNYGDGIIGLHEEIEHFYRYILPTPTEHAVRIELVKRIESIIHELWPQALVEIFGSFRTGLFLPNSDIDLVVLGRWEKLPLRSLELELLRRDIVKAGTMHVVDTALVPIIKFTDSKTQIKLDVSFNISDGIHSAELIKTYLRDYPGLGKLVLVLKQFMLQRKLNEAFSGGISSYSLLLMCISFLQLHPRDNFHAQANLGVLLLEFFELYGIRFNYAQIAISIGDGGCYKRKENTFIDSRPSALSIDDSLQNGNDVARSSFAIVSVRQAFQWAYRVLSQAVNPPGECQLRHTATSSSILGCIIQINDELVDYRAWLHENFDHLVVVEPISSLYGQINGAASYVTLASGAVEQRIYQTQPESVPAAHHLSNASPRQESSSSSTEEPTAAVIVVSSDEMDVCS; this is encoded by the exons ATGCAAGCAACACGCAAATTTGGTGGCTGTCCCTGGCAACAGGCGAACTATAATTACGGCGACGGCATTATCGGACTACACGAGGAGATCGAACATTTCTATAGATATATACTGCCGACACCCACTGAGCATGCCGTGCGCATCGAGTTGGTGAAACGAATTGAGAGCATCATACACGAGCTCTGGCCGCAAGCGCTGGTGGAGATCTTTGGCTCCTTTCGCACTGGCCTCTTTCTGCCCAACTCGGACATTGATCTCGTCGTGCTGG GTCGTTGGGAGAAGCTGCCATTGCGCTCCCTCGAATTGGAGCTCTTGAGGCGTGACATTGTGAAGGCTGGCACGATGCATGTGGTGGACACGGCTTTGGTGCCGATAATAAAGTTCACGGACAGTAAAACGCAGATTAAGCTCGATGTGTCATTTAATATATCCGACGGCATTCATTCCGCGGAACTGATCAAAACCTATTTGCGCGATTATCCAGGCCTGGGCAAACTGGTCCTGGTGCTGAAACAGTTCATGCTGCAGCGCAAGCTCAACGAGGCATTCAGCGGCGGCATCTCATCCTATTCACTGTTACTCATGTGCATCAGCTTTCTGCAATTGCATCCGCGTGACAATTTCCATGCACAGGCAAATCTGGGCGTTCTGCTCTTGGAGTTCTTTGAGCTGTACGGTATACGCTTTAATTACGCACAAATTGCTATTTCCATAGGAGATGGCGGCTGCTATAAGCGAAAGGAAAACACGTTCATCGACTCCAGGCCATCGGCCTTGTCCATCGATGATTCGCTGCAGAATGGCAACGATGTGGCCCGCTCCAGCTTTGCCATTGTTAGCGTCAGGCAGGCCTTCCAATGGGCCTATCGTGTCCTCAGTCAGGCAGTCAATCCGCCAGGCGAGTGCCAACTGCGTCACACGGCCACCTCCTCTTCCATTTTGG GTTGCATTATTCAGATAAACGATGAACTCGTCGACTATCGTGCCTGGTTGCACGAGAACTTTGACCATTTGGTTGTCGTGGAGCCCATCTCATCCTTGTACGGCCAGATCAATGGAGCCGCGTCATATGTAACCTTGGCATCTGGTGCAGTGGAGCAACGGATTTATCAAACACAACCAGAATCAGTTCCGGCTGCTCATCATCTTAGCAACGCCTCTCCTAGGCAGGAGTCGAGCTCCTCCAGCACTGAGGAGCCTACAGCAGCTGTTATCGTAGTCTCCTCTGATGAAATGGATGTGTGCTCCTGA
- the LOC6633949 gene encoding uncharacterized protein, producing MSDDRCLFCISARSFVKTTLHVDLYLVMFAIPQWMLLAMYAAKDHLLHTLICFIGTFMLLSAIQKSSALKYNWPWNWLAIGCCYELVTLGLGTLLMNTDFQQTMMLVAVALLICGFVLVLCFFIVNGYHFPNPYGLAGLAILGFIQVTVIMTVNTVFYWQHWTDLAMLVLLISVLTMMVSLVLISFHNHEILIQDDALLVAFVLYVNYVLVLMACFICYQRVDNNFASRSKSGRKAAVASPSA from the coding sequence ATGTCTGACGACCGTTGTCTATTCTGCATTAGCGCGAGAAGCTTTGTGAAGACCACCCTGCATGTTGACTTATATTTGGTAATGTTTGCCATACCGCAATGGATGCTGTTGGCGATGTACGCGGCGAAAGATCATCTGCTCCATACGCTAATCTGCTTCATTGGAACGTTCATGTTGCTGAGTGCGATACAGAAGAGCAGTGCGCTCAAGTATAATTGGCCCTGGAACTGGCTGGCCATTGGCTGCTGCTATGAGCTGGTGACCCTCGGGCTGGGCACATTGCTGATGAACACGGATTTCCAGCAGACGATGATGTTAGTCGCCGTGGCTCTATTGATATGCGGTTTTGTCTTGGTGCTATGCTTTTTCATAGTTAATGGCTACCATTTTCCCAATCCCTATGGGCTGGCTGGCCTGGCCATTTTGGGCTTCATTCAGGTGACCGTGATTATGACCGTGAACACCGTATTTTATTGGCAGCACTGGACGGATCTGGCGATGTTGGTGTTGTTGATAAGTGTACTGACCATGATGGTATCCCTGGTGCTGATCTCTTTTCATAACCACGAGATACTTATCCAAGACGATGCGTTGCTTGTGGCTTTTGTGCTCTATGTGAACTATGTGCTGGTATTGATGGCCTGCTTCATATGCTACCAACGCGTCGACAATAACTTTGCCAGCAGATCCAAATCCGGCCGAAAGGCCGCCGTCGCCTCACCTTCTGCCTGA